CCCCGGGAGGGCAGGATAATGCAGCCGAATTTTCTTTAACGTATGAACCCGGTTACCGTTGGTTCGATCGCAGTTCAAAGACGTCCAATAATTTCATTGTGCCCCAAAATACATACGAAGGCCGAGTCCATGCCCGGCTTCGGATAGATAAATTTGAACGAAATCTTATGGAATTGCTTCATCACGGATTCGCTTTTGGAGGTGATGCCCTCTATGGACATCGTGCCCGTTGGCGTCAGTGGGGAGATCCGGAATTCGAGACCCCGGATAACCATGATGACCACACATTTATGCTTGCCAGCTTCTATGCCGCCTTGGCGGGGAAAATCCCTTTGGTCCCGTCAGAGCGGCACAGATTGATTGTCACGATGTATGGAGGAATCGGCAAGAACCTTGACCGGTTTTCCACCTTCCGGTTGCCTGGGCGTCCCACGGGGTATGAATGGGAGGCGCTCTCCCGTCCTCTCATTCCGGGAGTGGCCTTCAATGAATTGTTTCCGCGGAAGTACGCGATTGCCAATTTCACCTACCGGTATGAGGCGCTCTTTTTCTTGTATCCGTATATTCGGGGAACCTGGTCGGCGATCGAACGAGCCCGTTTCAACGATAATGGTTCTCTTCGCTATCAGGTAGATATGCTGCCGGCCGTGGGAGGTGGAATTGTCAGCGGGGCTCCATGGGGTTCACAGATAGAAATTAATTATAGTTATAACTTTGGCATATACCGTGATCGCCATGGGCCGAAACTGGGAGGGAATAGTGTCGTAGTGTTCTGGTCAAAGCTTCTTTAACACGAAGCGAAATTCTCCCGCATCCGATTTTTTCATGAATCAGGATGAGGATCTTTCCCTTCTCTTTTTTCCTTCGATACGGTTAGTTCCGTTCTTGCGTAGGGACCTGTGGATCGATATGCATTTCTGTTTGAACCACTCCATAGAAGATCGTTGCGAGGGACAGAATCAACAAAAAATAAAAGGCCACACGCGCCGGTCCCACAACAGGGGTTGTAAAAGCTCCAAATCCAATTAACGCACAAATTCCGGCAATGATGAGTAATATGAAACCGATGGTGAGCATTGGTACCTCCTTTTTCAGTAGGCAAAGAGCCGACATTTTTCGAAAATAATTATTTCCGCCACGGGTTTCTCTGCCCGGCCTTTCGGAAGACCCAGACGCCTATTCAGCACCTTCTATTTCTCTTTGAAGAACCTCAGCCGTATGGAGAGCGTTCCGTCGGTGGTTTGCACGATTTGTTCGCGACAACTGAATCCATCGGCAACGACTAATTCTTTTTTTGCCGCCGCCTCCCAAATTTTCGGAGGAAGAATTTGTTCTCTATCTCCGGCCCGGGTTCCTATCCGCAACACCACCAGCGTTGTAGAATCCCACGTATACGTTCCATCCGATTCTGACATGTCAGTGGGAATTTTATAGGCCGAGACCTCATAGCGATCAATCCTGGTTTCAGCCTGCGGCAGAGACATCACCATTCCACCAACGCGTCAACGTATCCGGCAGATGCACCGAGTCCGGTGGAGGGACAACATGAATCATACAATCCAATCTTCCACCTTGGATATCCTCACTGACTTTTTTCAACACCGTTACCATTCACATGCTCCTTTTCACCGGCCTCATCGTATCCACAAGTCACACGGTCTTGTCTTTTCCTTTCAACGAATTGGTACGCAAGAGAAATGGCCGGCCCCATTGCACACGAAGAGAGAATGGTGTTGGTGTCTTCGATGTTTTCATTCATCCACTCCATCTCTGTAATTATCGTAAGAGGAGACATACAGCCGATACATCGCAAATCGGATTCCTTGAGAATGAACCCTTCATGGAATTTTTCAACACCATTAAAATTCCTTTACCCATCCCTCATAAACACTGACCTTTTTTCAATAACCGTACAAGGGGACATAACCCTTGGCGCGGAGAAGAAAGGAGAGAGGAACAAAATCTTGGACCTATTATTTCTGAAGCGTCGCTAGCGTCCCCTTCTCGAGGCTACGGATTTCTCCACCATTCCATTACACGAGTTCCCGTACCCGATCTGACAAGGCCGTCATAGCAATTTTCACCCGGTTCGGTTCGCCTCTTGCCAACGATTCTGCAAATTTGGCGGCTTGGCTCATCGTAATGTTGGCCGGCATCGGAGGCTCAAACGGATCCACGATGGCCTGTACCAATACCGGTCCCGGCGTTTGGAAGGCCTGGTCGATGATGGAACCACAATCCGCAGGATCGTCGACGGTCAGTCCGGTTCCTCCGCATGCCTGAGCCACGAGGGCAAAGTCGATGGGATGCAATTCGCATCCGTATTCGGGATTTCCCAGAAACACCATCTGTTCCCATTTAATCTGGCCGAGCGTATTGTTTTTGATGACGAACACTTTCACGGGCAATTGATATTTGACACAGGTGGCGAATTCAGCCATAAGCATCGAAAATCCCCCATCTCCCACAAAGGCGATACATTGACGATCCGGATAGGCGATTTGGGCCGCAATGGCATAGGGTAACCCGCAGGCCATGGAGGCCAGAGTGCCGGATACCGTGTGTTTCTGCCCTCGTTTGGCCGGAATTTGTCTAGCCCACCAGGTCGTGATCGTTCCCGAATCACAGGAAACGATGGCGTGGTCGGAAAGGCGTTTGCCGAGTTCCCAGGCCACCACCTGGGGTTTCATGGGTTTGTCTTTTCGGGTTCCCCGTTCTTCCATCAATGTCCGCCATTTGGCCATTGCCGTTTGTGCCCGTTCCAAAAATTTCCGGTGTTTATTCCGTTGCAACATCGGCGATAGCTCTTGGAGGGTTCTTCTGCAGTCGCCAACTAAACCGACTTCCACCGGGTACCGCAGTCCGATTCGCGCCGGATCAAGATCGATTTGAACGGCCCGGGCCTGTCCGGGTTTGGGATAAAATTCCATATAGGGAAACGACGTGCCGATGAGAAGGAGGGTATCGCAATCCTCCAAAGCCTCTTGAGAGGGCGCGGTCCCCAACAATCCAATGCCTCCTGTTGTATAGGGACTATCGTCAGGCACTGACGCTTTTCCCAATAACGGTTTAATAATGGGCGCTCCCAGCATTTCTGCAATGTGTTCCAGTTCATCGGTTGCTTTCAAGGCTCCAGCCCCGGCCATAATGGCAATACGTTTTCCCTCATTCAGCACGTTGGCGGCCTGTTGCAAATCTGCTGCATTGGGTAATCGCGCGCCACGGGAAAAGATTTCTACCGAATGGTGGGGAATATTGCGTTTGGAATAGCCTTTATCTGCTTTTGTTTCTTGCAGATCGACGGGAAAATTAATGTGAGCAACTCCGCGATAGCTCAACGCGGTCCGACAGGCTAAGTCGACCACATTCTCGACATGTGTCGCACTCATGATTCGGGTGTTATAGACCACGACATCTTCAAAGACTCTGGTAAGATTCACATCCTGTTGGGCATGGGTATCGATCAAATCGTGAAAATGATGACCGGTAATGGCCAGTACCGGTTGTTTCTCCATTTTGGCATCATACAAACCATTCAGAAGATGAAGCCCTCCAGGCCCTGAGGTGGCCAGGCACACGCCAAGCTTCCCCGTGTATTTTGCATACCCGCAGGCCATCCAGGCTGCGGACTCTTCGTGGCGAACCTGGATGAATCGTATTGTATCCTTTCGTTGACGCAGGGCTTCCATAATCCCATTAATGCCATCTCCGGGAAGACCGAATATGACTTCCACGCCCCAATTTTGAAGCTTCTCTATCAACACGTCCGCGGCGGTTTTTGGCATGTTCTGAGTTCCTCTCTTGTTTACTCAAGGTGGAAAACCCTGGTATGTGCGTCTTTATGAATGGTCCGTATAGGCGATGGTAGACATGAGAGCATTCTCGGCCTGTCGGGAATCCAGCCTGGTGTGTTGCACCACAATCGGCACATCGGACTCGAACAAGCTTGCGAAATCTGTATCCCTGGGTATGGGTTCAGGGTCCCTCAAATCATTAAAACGAACATGACTCGTTCGACGAGGGGGGACGGTGATATGGTAAGGCCCCGCCGGGTCACGGTCCGCATAAAAAATGGTGACAACCACGTGCGCCGGATCATTGGAGACGTTCAACAGGCATGCAGTTTCATGACTCGTCATCTGCGGCTCAGGTCCATGGCTTCCCGCAGGAATATACCCTTCCGGAATGGCCCATCGTTTGGCCCCCATTGGTGGATTCATGAACTCATTCCCTCTTCTGGTGAAGTTCCTTGAGCTTTTCCAATCTGACCTTGCCGATGGCGACGCTCCCATTCCCTATCCAATGCGGCTTCAAGAAGGTAGGGAGGCAAAGACTGATCGATCTCCCCGGAAGAGGGTAACCCCTGTGAATCAATGTTGTTCGCTTGTTCATTCATACAGAGATTCCTTTCCTTTTACCTGTAACAGATGAATGAGAATCATTCATGTCCATCATGATCCTGAGGGACTCTGAGCGTGGATAAGTCGGGGCTTTCTAACCGGCGGACGGCGAAGTTTTTGCCGAAGGGTTGGACGGCGTTTCCGCTCGACTCCTTTGACCGGGACCGGTTGGCCCTTCTGGGCTGAACGGTACAGAGCTTCAATAATGCGGACATCATGGAGGCCCTCATCGCCTGCCGGTTCCGGAACCGTATCCTTCAAAATGCTATCCGAAAATTTTAAAAGTTGTGGAGCAAATTGATCACGTTTAGAGAATGTGTGCTTTTTCTCTTTCCCGTTCACCGTAAGGTATTGAGTAATGGGCTCGACATATTCGTAGGCCGAGGTCACCCGCAGTTGTCCCTTTGTACCCACAATCCGAAACTCGGAAACGTCGGCGGCCCCGAAACTACAGATAAAAGTAGCCAACCGGTCATCAGGGAATCGGAGCGTAACGGCGCTCATTTCTTCGACTTCTTCAAATTGGTCCGTCCCTTTTCCTGCCGTACTGGCAAACACCTCAAGGGGTTCCGCATGAAAAAGATTTCTGGCGGCATTCAAACAATAAATGCCGATATCCCACAGCGTGCCTCCACCGGTCTCTTCCCGTAACCGGATATTCTGTTTATCTTTGACCGGGAGACTAAATGCCGATTGGAAATACCGGGGCGTGCCAATTTTCCCTGATTGAACCATGTGTATGGCCCGAAGATTGGCTTCTTCAAAATGCAGCCGATAGGCCACCATCAATTTGACACCATGATGGTCCGCTGTGCGAATCATGATTTCACATTCCTTGACTGATAAGGCCATGGGCTTTTCACACAACACGTGAACGCCCGTTTTGGCAGCTCTGACGGTATATTCGCAATGCAAATGATTGGGAAGCGCGATATACACGGCATCAATTTCTTCCTTTTCCAGACATTCTTCATACTGGTCATACGAATAGAGACCGCTGATGCCGTATTTTGCTCCCAATTGCTTTAATTTTTTGGGATCATCGGAAATTAATGCTGCTAATTGGGAGTTTTTTTTCGCATGTGCAAATGCCGGAAGTACGGCGACCTGAGCGATATAGCCGAGCCCCACCACCGCGTAGCGTATTTTCTTAGAGCCAGATGTTCTATTGGGCGAACGTGCCATCCTGGGATCTCCTTGGAATCGTGTCAAAAGAGTAAGACCGAATAATTATTTACAGCTTGTATCAGCGTTTGAATCGAAAATGAACTGGAAAGAACCCTGGTTCCAAAAAATATCAGTCAGGCTTTAACACTCAGATCTTGAAGAGTTTCTAAAAAGAGGAGGAGGACAGGGAAGGGCGAAACGAAATCAAACGGGAAAAAGCCCGGAAGGCTTTTTCCCGTTAATAGACATGGAGAAATATTATTTATTTCCGGACGATGTCTTGCTATGGATTCCACTCCCTGTGTCCCATTTGGGAGTGCCGTCATCCTTCCGCACTGCCAGGACTTTTCCATTTCCCTTCAGGGTAACTTGAGAGGCGATGACCAGACTTTCCCCCTCCCGCATGATCCGTGATCCGGTCACTTCGACCTTATCGCCTTCCTTGATCTCGATCCCCTGCTCCTTGAGATAGTTATCAGGCGCGACACGAACCCGTTCGGTCCCGGATGGCGTTTTGACGTCCAACACTATCAAACTATCGGTCGTAGTCACTCCGGGCTCCAACATATCGTGATCCACATTTTCCACAGTCCCCTCTACCGTTTCGACGGTTGCAGGATTGAAATCCTTAATCTGGGCCGTAGCCGCTTGCTGGTGGCCCATGAAGGCGTGGTCTTTAGGCGTTCGTTTTTCGCCAATGGGAGCTTCGGCTACCTGAACCAACATCTTCTCATCCTGTTTGGTCAGTTTCACCTCTGACCAAGGGATCGAATAATTTTCAGACCCGATCCCAAGAGTGCCACCGAATGTGCCACCATACGAGAGAACTATGTAGGATATTTGCCCTGTGGTTTGATCAATCAGTAAATCTTTGACCGTCCCGAGTTCTTTGCCGGCCTTGTCAATGACCGTATTCCCGATAAGGGTATTGGCATTGAGAAGAAGTTCCTTGGATGGTTGGCCTGACTCGCTAAGGGCTAAGGACATGCCTCCTCCTATGAGTGCAAAGGCTAATGCCATTCCGAGTGTGCCGCTGTTTTTGCGCCTTGTGTTCATCATGATACCTTTCCTTTTGTGAAAGTGGTTAACCGATGGTGCTTGGGATTTGTCCTCTTTGCTTGGGATTTGTCCTCTTCATCTCTTTTATGATTAAGGTACCGATTTTCGATGGGATACCACCTGTTTTTGAAAGTGTTCAGTAATGGGAAACGATATATAGGAAATTTGTCCGGGGTTCTGATCTCTCAACAATTCATGAACCGTTACCATTTCCTTCACCGGACTTGTCGTGTCAAAAGCAGTAAGAAGCATCACGAACCCCCCTCCCGCTAGGCTCAAGGTTAAAGCCAGTCCGATAAATTCTTTGATGGTGATGAGTGAGTTCATGGAAGTGTTCCTTGGGGTTAAATAGAATTTTTCTTAGTTTCATTGAAGTCTTGTTCAGATTGTAGAGAAACTGAAAAAAAATGGGCCTGAGTAAAACCCTTGCATGTAAGGGCCTGTCCCCTTAAGGATTTGCCCCGATTATAAATTTAATGCGATTTTCCAGGGTTCTTGTCAGATGCTTTTGATCTGTATGCGGGGGATAATGATGAAAAAGAGACAAGAAAAATAAAAAAAAGAGGTGAAAAAATGAAACGACCAAAAGTGGATATGTGGTCAGTGGTGCTGGGAATCTTTGTGATTCTTCTGATGAATGCCTCTCATCTCCCCATGGGGGTGTCGGGATCAGGTGTCCCGAAACCGGCAATTTCATCTGAAACAATCGAGCAGGATCCAACGGGCTTGAATAAGGAACCTCGGAAGACACAGCCGGTTATTCCTCCGAATGATTCGGAGATGGTGGTGGAGCCGGATATTCCGCCTAATCCGGAGGCGGTGGTGACTCCCCCGGTGGTGGATCCGGAGATGGCGGTGGATCCAACAACCCGACAGCCTATGACCGAAGAAAAACTGGAACGATTGACTCCGGAAGAACTGGAAAAAAGCCCTTCCGATGAGAAATAACAGCAGAATCTAATAGCAGAGCGCTGAAAAAATTTCGATTCAATCGTTGTTAAATTTTTTCTATGACAACCCTCCGCAAGAGAGACTCGATGTGGCGTCGGGTGGGGTATGAAGATTGGGAGCCGTACCCGGTCACAGCGTGGGTGGACGCGGCAACCGCAAATGCTGGGGCTTGCTCAGGGGGTTGATGTTCCAGAATCGCCACACTGAATGCTCCCGCAAATGCATCGCCCGCTCCGGTGGTATCCACCGCCTCGACCTCGGGAGCGGAGATGACATACTGAACGTCCCTTGTGACTATCGCGCATCCCCCTGTTCCCAGTTTTACGCAGACTCCTTTTTCCGTGTTTCATGAGTCTCTTAGCCGCTTCCAAGGCCTGGTCATGAGTATCTATTGGAATGTTTGTCAATCGCTGAGCCTCGGATTGATTGGGGGTCAAATAGCAGTCGGCTTCCAATAATTCCTCATCCAATCTCTCCGCCGGTGAAGG
Above is a window of Candidatus Nitrospira neomarina DNA encoding:
- a CDS encoding Gfo/Idh/MocA family protein, which encodes MARSPNRTSGSKKIRYAVVGLGYIAQVAVLPAFAHAKKNSQLAALISDDPKKLKQLGAKYGISGLYSYDQYEECLEKEEIDAVYIALPNHLHCEYTVRAAKTGVHVLCEKPMALSVKECEIMIRTADHHGVKLMVAYRLHFEEANLRAIHMVQSGKIGTPRYFQSAFSLPVKDKQNIRLREETGGGTLWDIGIYCLNAARNLFHAEPLEVFASTAGKGTDQFEEVEEMSAVTLRFPDDRLATFICSFGAADVSEFRIVGTKGQLRVTSAYEYVEPITQYLTVNGKEKKHTFSKRDQFAPQLLKFSDSILKDTVPEPAGDEGLHDVRIIEALYRSAQKGQPVPVKGVERKRRPTLRQKLRRPPVRKPRLIHAQSPSGS
- a CDS encoding thiamine pyrophosphate-dependent enzyme, which gives rise to MPKTAADVLIEKLQNWGVEVIFGLPGDGINGIMEALRQRKDTIRFIQVRHEESAAWMACGYAKYTGKLGVCLATSGPGGLHLLNGLYDAKMEKQPVLAITGHHFHDLIDTHAQQDVNLTRVFEDVVVYNTRIMSATHVENVVDLACRTALSYRGVAHINFPVDLQETKADKGYSKRNIPHHSVEIFSRGARLPNAADLQQAANVLNEGKRIAIMAGAGALKATDELEHIAEMLGAPIIKPLLGKASVPDDSPYTTGGIGLLGTAPSQEALEDCDTLLLIGTSFPYMEFYPKPGQARAVQIDLDPARIGLRYPVEVGLVGDCRRTLQELSPMLQRNKHRKFLERAQTAMAKWRTLMEERGTRKDKPMKPQVVAWELGKRLSDHAIVSCDSGTITTWWARQIPAKRGQKHTVSGTLASMACGLPYAIAAQIAYPDRQCIAFVGDGGFSMLMAEFATCVKYQLPVKVFVIKNNTLGQIKWEQMVFLGNPEYGCELHPIDFALVAQACGGTGLTVDDPADCGSIIDQAFQTPGPVLVQAIVDPFEPPMPANITMSQAAKFAESLARGEPNRVKIAMTALSDRVRELV
- a CDS encoding sensory rhodopsin transducer, with product MNPPMGAKRWAIPEGYIPAGSHGPEPQMTSHETACLLNVSNDPAHVVVTIFYADRDPAGPYHITVPPRRTSHVRFNDLRDPEPIPRDTDFASLFESDVPIVVQHTRLDSRQAENALMSTIAYTDHS
- a CDS encoding PfkB family carbohydrate kinase, with amino-acid sequence MDTTGAGDAFAGAFSVAILEHQPPEQAPAFAVAASTHAVTGYGSQSSYPTRRHIESLLRRVVIEKI
- a CDS encoding PRC-barrel domain-containing protein, with product MMNTRRKNSGTLGMALAFALIGGGMSLALSESGQPSKELLLNANTLIGNTVIDKAGKELGTVKDLLIDQTTGQISYIVLSYGGTFGGTLGIGSENYSIPWSEVKLTKQDEKMLVQVAEAPIGEKRTPKDHAFMGHQQAATAQIKDFNPATVETVEGTVENVDHDMLEPGVTTTDSLIVLDVKTPSGTERVRVAPDNYLKEQGIEIKEGDKVEVTGSRIMREGESLVIASQVTLKGNGKVLAVRKDDGTPKWDTGSGIHSKTSSGNK